The DNA segment CGAGAGGACGTGATAGGGGATGTAGAGACGGATGTTGCGCGCGACGCCCACCGGGCACCTCCTTCGAAGTCGTTGCGGATTCCGAAGGGTGCCGCGCGGCGGGGCGCGGCCGCCTGGGAGGCGGCTAGAGGCCTAACAAGGAGGGCGAGCGAGCATGGCCCGATTATAGGCGATTACCGGGGGCGCGGGCGAGCACTTTCGGCGCGACAAGCGATTCACGGAACCCTCACACATGCCACGCTTGGTCCGGGGTGCCGCGCCCTCGTACCCTCGACCTCGGAGCCCGCCGCCGCACTTCAAGGAGGTTCGATGCGCATCCTCGTCGTGGACGATTGCCCCGACATCCGGGGCCTGCTCGCCTCGCTTCTCGCCCTTGCAGGCTGGACCGAGGTCGTGCCCGTCAGTTCGGCCCGCGACGCCCTGGCATTCCTGAGAGCGACGCCGCGAGCGGCCGGCGGCCACCCCGCCGATCTGATCCTGCTGGATGTCGCGATGCCGGGCATGGATGGCATCGAGTTGCTGGGCATCCTCAAGGCCGACCCTGCACTGGCAGAGATTCCGGTGGTCCTCTTGACCGCCCGCAAGGAGCCGGCCTTCATCGAGCGTGCGTTCGCGGCCGGCGCCTTCGACTACATCACGAAGCCCTTCGACCGCGCCGAACTGGCCGAAAGGGTCAGGGCCGCCCTGCAATACAAGCTGCAGAGCGATCTCGACCGAGCCCGCATTCGCCATTTGACCGAGGCGGCCAGGCGCCTCGAGGCCGAGCTGGCGGCGCTCCGCAATCAAGCCGGGCAGGATGCCCTCACGGGCCTGGCGAGCCGCTCCGCCTTCGACGGGGCCCTCGAGCGCGAGTGGCGCCGGGCTGCCCGGGCACTCGCGCCGCTCACGATCGTCCTGGTGGATGTCGACGATTTCGCGGCCTTCACCCGCCGTCGCGGCAGCCTCGCGGGCAACGTCGCGCTCAAGGAGGTCGGCCGCGAGGCCGCGGCCCGGGCGACGCGGCCCGGCAGCCTCGTAGCGCGACTGGGTACGGCTTCCTTCGCGGTCCTCCTCCCGGAGGCCCGCCTCGGGGAAGGAGTGGAGATCGGCCGGTCGATTCGCAAGGCGGTAGCCGACCTCACGTTTCTTGGCGGCAGCAATACCCGGGGGCCCGACCTGACCGTGAGCGTCGGCGTGATCGAGACGGCGCCCACGCTGGACCGGCCCGCTACCCTCAGGCGGGAACGCGTCAGGGGGTCGCGGCTGGATCTCGTCGCATGCCTGTGACCGCGGCGCTCCGTGCCGCGTGCCCGCCGGCCGCCGGCTGCCGGGCTTCATTGCGGATCCGGACGGATACCGGAGGAGTGTGCAGGTTCGCCGCAGGATCCGGCGATGGCGCCGCGGGCGCGATCCCGCAGGTCGACCGCCGCCGCCCAGTCCCCGCCCGCCCGGACCAGGGGCGGGAGCACGGCGATCTCCAGGGCTCCCCGCCGCGGGAACCAGGTGTAGGGTGCGAGCACGCCGCGCGATCCGCGGATGGCCACCGGGACGACTTCCGCTCCGACCTGCGCCGCCACCCGGAAGGCCCCCAGGTGGAACGGTCGCAGTCCGGGTTCGGCGGAAAGGTGGCCCTCGGGGAAGATCGCGAGCGACCTGCCCGCCCGCGCCGCGGCCGCGAGATCGGCCAGATCCGCGATGCCGGCGCGCGGATCGCGCGGGTCGACGAAGCGCACGCCCAGGCGCTCCAGCAGGGCCCGCTTGAACCGTTCGGCAAGCAACTGGCGCGTGGCCACGAAGTCGAACTCCGGATCCAGGAAAGCCGCGAGCAAGGGCCCGTCCAGATAGCTGAAATGGTTCGCCACCACGATGCAGGGCCGCCTCGCGGCGAGGTGCTCGCGGCCCCGGACGGCGACCGGGATGCCCGCCAGGCGGAAGAACGATCGCATGGCGGCCCCGGCCAGGCGGCGGCGTAGCGCCGGGCCGGGCATCACCCACATGGCAAGCCACACCGGGATCGCCAGGGCGAAGAACAGCGTCCAGGCCCAGGCCGCGTAGGCAACCGCCGCCATTCGCGGCGCGGCGTCCCGAACGGCGAGCGAAATGGCGGCAAGCGGCGGCCGGGCCGCGCCGCCCCGTTCGTACCAGTCGCGGGTCGCGCCGCGCCGGATCTTCCCGCTCGAGGTCTTGAGGACGGTATGGGGCGGCGCGAGCACGATGTCGTCGATCGAGACCCCCAGCGCCTCGGACACCGCGCTTGCGACCCGCCGCATGGCGGCCTGCCTGGCGGCGTGTTCGGCCAGGCGGGTCTCGGCTACCACGACCAGGCGTTCGGCGCCCGTGACCGGATCGCGGCTCCCGAAGGCCGCCACGCAGCC comes from the Candidatus Tanganyikabacteria bacterium genome and includes:
- a CDS encoding response regulator; its protein translation is MRILVVDDCPDIRGLLASLLALAGWTEVVPVSSARDALAFLRATPRAAGGHPADLILLDVAMPGMDGIELLGILKADPALAEIPVVLLTARKEPAFIERAFAAGAFDYITKPFDRAELAERVRAALQYKLQSDLDRARIRHLTEAARRLEAELAALRNQAGQDALTGLASRSAFDGALEREWRRAARALAPLTIVLVDVDDFAAFTRRRGSLAGNVALKEVGREAAARATRPGSLVARLGTASFAVLLPEARLGEGVEIGRSIRKAVADLTFLGGSNTRGPDLTVSVGVIETAPTLDRPATLRRERVRGSRLDLVACL